In the genome of Acidovorax sp. 69, the window TCATCCACAAACCCCGGCTGGTCGCAGAGCTGCCCGCTGCACTGGCCACCTGCATTCCGCCAGCCAGGGTGCTGGCATGAACCTGCCCAGGGTTTTGCTGGTGGAGGACGACGCGTCCATCGCACGCTTCGTGCAGATGGCATTGGAGGAGTTGCCCATCGAACTGGTAACTTGCTCCAACGTCCCCGATGCTATGCAGGCCCTGCGGGACAGTTGCACTCAGCTCATCATCACCGACCTCATGCTGCCCGGCGAATCGGGAATCGACCTTGTGCAAAGGCTGCTTCATGAACCCGGCTTGGGCCGCAGTATTCCCGTTGCGGTGTTCAGCGCTGGCCTGACGCCCGCAGTGCGCGATCAGCTCAACGCCATGAAAGTGTGGCGGATGTTGTCCAAACCGGCTTCTGTGGCGGAGCTGGAGGACTGTGTCCGCGATGCTCTGGCGCTCAAGCCAGACGAGGTGGAGGGCCGCCCCCCCGGCGACACACTTGCCGCGGAGACAGACGCCAGCACCGCCGAAGCACAAGCCATTGCCACCCACTTTGCAGGCGACGAATTCCTGTTCAAAGCCTACCGCGCCAGTTGCCTGCAACAGTTCCCTGTCGATGTGCGGCAAGGAGATGTGGCCTGTACCGCGCAGGACTGGGCGGCCCTGCGGCGCCTGGCGCACAGTCTGGTCACCGTATTGCTGACGCTGGGCTACCCCACCGAAAGCGTGCGTGCGCGCCAGCTTGAGAACGCAGCCGCCAACCTCACGGCCAGCCAGTGTGCGGAGCACTGGGGCATGCTGCGGGCCTTTCTGACCAGGCTCTGAATCCCGCTCACGCCAGGGCTCTGGGCCTTGTGTGGGTACCGGTACCACCAACCCGCTCGCGGCCAACACCGCTTTGCGAGACCTGCTGCCGATTGCCTTGCCCCGCCCATTGCAGACCCACGCCATGGCACTATGTCCAATCAACGCAGCATCGAGCCGCGTTGCGGTGCCCACCCCGGGCGCTGCGCGACCAAGAACGCATTGATGATGATCTCGCTGGGGGCCTCAGGCCATCGCCTGCAGGTTCTAAGATGGCGCACATGATCACCCTCCACCACCTTGAAACCTCGCGCTCGCAGCGCATTCTCTGGCTGCTTGAAGAGCTTGGCATCCCCTACGAACTCAAGATCTACCGGCGGGACAAAGCCACCAAGCTGGCACCTCCAGAGCTGAAAAAGATCCACCCCCTCGGCAAATCACCTGTGATCACCGATGGCGATGAGGTGATTGCCGAATCGGGCGCAATCATCGAGTATCTGGTGGAAACCTACGGCTCCCAGGCCCCTGGCGACCTGGCCCACCTGCAGCCGACGCTGCGCACGCCCGAGCACCGCCAGTGCCGCTTCTGGATGCACTACGCCGAGGGTTCACTGATGAACTGGCTGGTGATGAAGCTCGTGTTCATGACCATTCCCACCCAGCCCATGCCATTTTTTGTAAAGCCTATCGCACGGGCACTGTGTGGCACGGTGCAGAAAAAGCTCGTCGACCCCAATGTGGACAGCGCACTGGCGTTCATCGAGACACATCTGGCCACCCACCGCTGGTTTGCGGGCGAGCACCTGACCATGGCCGACTTCCAGATGAGTTTTGCCGTAGAGGCCCTGTTGTCGCGCGCCAATGACGCCAGCGGCAGCCCGCACTTGCAGGCCTACAAACAGCGCATGGAAGCGCGTCCGGCCTACCAGCGGGGCGTTGCCAAGGGTGGCCCGGTGGTCATCCGCTGAGTGCAGGCCGCCGAAGCCACCGCCTGCGGCGGCACCTGATAGCGCCCCAACCTGCCAACCGTGGACGCGCTAACGCACGCCGCACACCAGAGCCCCGGGCTCGTTGTGCACCAGCTCCCGATCGTTCTTGGCCTGGGCCACCTCCACGTCGCGAGGCAGGGTCACGCCATTTTTGACCGCCAGAATTTCGGCCATCACGCTCACAGCGATCTCAGGCGGCGTCTTGCTGCCGATGTAGATGCCAATGGGCCCGCGCAGCCGCGCAAGCGTCTGCGGCGTCTGGTCGAAGTGCTCGATCATGCGGGCCCGGCGCGCCTCGTTGTTGCGGCGCGAGCCGATACCGCCCACATAAAACGCCTCTGTGCCGAGAGCCTCCAGCAAGGCCAGGTCGTCAAGCTTGGGGTCATGCGTCAAGGCCACCACACAGGTTCTACGATCCGGCTTGAAGGCGAGCACCACATCGTCCGGCATGTCGCTCACCACCGTGGCGCCCGGCACGCTCCAGCTACCCCGGTATTCCTCGCGGGGGTCGCACACGGTCACGGCAAAGCCGTTGAACAAGGCCATGGTGGCCAGGTACTCCGTGAGCTGCCCGGCGCCGATGAGCAGCATGCGGTATTCCGGTCCAAAGGTGTTAGTCAATTGCAGCGCATCCACCGCCAGGTCTTCGGGTGCGGTGGCGGGTGTCAGAGCCACAAATCCATCCGCCAGGCGCACGGTGCGCTGCATCAGGCGCCCCGCACCGAGCTGAGCAATCAGCTCCGCCAGCAGCACCGGGTCGGAGTCGTATTCAAGCAACAATTCCAGCGTGCCACCACAGGGCAGGCCAAAACGGTGGGCCTCGTCAGCACTGATGCCGTATTTGACAAACGCGGGGGGACCACTGGGGATGCGATGCTCGCCAACGCCCGTGGCCACACCCGTTTGGGCATAGGCACGGGTGTGGCGGTCGATCAGGTCATCTTCAATACACCCACCCGACACCGACCCCACCACCGAGCCGTCTTCGCACAGCGCCATGATCGAGCCGACAGGCCGAGGTGACGAGCCCCAGGTGCGCACCACCGTGGCCAGCAGCGCACGGCGCCCGGCAGCACGCCAGCCGTGCAGCGTGCGCAACACCACAACATCCAAATTTTCCATGGCTGACATCCTCTGTTTCCTGGCCTTGCCTATCCCCGATTGAACCACCAGGCCAGGAATACGAGGGCCACCACACCAACACCCCACGCCCAAGCGGGGATACCGGCGCCCTGCGGGGCCGTGGCGGTACCGTCAACCCCTCCAGGCAGAGTGACCGCGTCCGCACCGGTGGTATCGGCCGCAGGGAGTTCCGGGCGGGGGTGGCGGCGTTGCATCTCGTTGTCAAAGCGCTTGAAGAAATCCTCGGCCATCGTCTTGGCGGCACCGTCGATCAGGCGCTGGCCCAGCTGCGCGATCTTGCCGCCCACGGAGGCGTGCACGGTGTAGTGCAGCTCGCAGCTGGCCTGCCCCGCAGCATCAGCGGGCAACGGCACCAGCTTGACCTGGGCATTGCCCTTGCCAAAGCCCGCGACACCACCCGAACCATCGAAGGCGATGTTGTAGCTCTCGGGCGCAACGATGTCCGACAGCGTGATCTTGCCCGCAAACTTGGCCGACACAGGCCCGATCTTGAGCGCCATGGCCACCGCGTACTGGTTGTCGGCGGTGGGATCGACCTTGTCACAGCCGGGAATACACAGCTTGAGCACCTCGGGATCATTGAGTGCCTCCCAGGCCTGCTGCTGGCTGACGGCAAGGGTGCGGCTGGCTTGCATTTCCATGGTGTGTCCTCTCGGGGGTTCAGATGGTGGTGATGTCGTGGGAGTTCAATCGGTCGGGTGCCTTGCGCGGCTTTGGGTCCGCCTGCATCGACCACGCCGTCATTGCCGCAGCACGCTGGCCAGGCCCGCGGCCAGGTCCTGCAAATGGCCCAGGTTGTGCACGGCCAACATGCCATGGGCCTGGCGGTGCAGTTGCGTCGCACCCCGCGCCGTGGGCAGATAGCCTTCAAAACGCAGCAATGGGTTGAGCCACAACAGGCGACCACCGTGGCGGCGCAGCCAGCCCAGCTCCTGCGCCAGTACCTCGGGTGCGCCCGTGTCCAGCCCATCGCTGATCAGCAGCACCAGCGTGCGCCGCCCGACCAGGCGCCTGGCGTGGGCCAGGCGCAACTGGGCCAGGCTGTCACCCATGCGGGTGCCACCAGCAAAGTCGGCGATCGCGTGGCTGGCCGCCTCGAGCATGGCGTCGGTGTCAGCAAGGCGAAACGCCGGGGTCAGGTCGGTCAAGCCCGTGCCAAAGGCAAACACATCGCGGCGCACCGCAGTACCAGTGTGACGCGGTGCCGTGGCAGCGTGCAAAAAGGCCAGCAGCAGCCGTGCATAGCGCTCCATCGAGCCCGACACGTCCACCAGCACCAGCAGCGGGAGAGGCTGCCGGCGCCGCTGCAGCAGCGGGATGTGCAGCACCTCGCCGCCGTTGCGCGCTGCATGGTGCATGGCACCGGGCCAGTGCGGACGATTGCCCCGCACACCCGGCCGGGTGCGGCGGGCCGCATAACGCGGCAGGGGCAAGGGCACCTCGCGCGCCAGGCGCTCCACCAGGATGTATTCGCTGGCCGAGAGCTGGTTGAAGTCGGCTTGCCGCAGGCGCTGCAGGTCGCTGGCCGTCATGGCGGCATCGAACTCGATCTTGTCCTCTTCACGCGCAGGTGGGGCGTTGCGCGCGGCACGCACGGGGGCCAGCGCCTCGCTCACACGCGGGCGGCGCTTGGCGGGCTCTGCCTTGGATTCGGCGCTGGGCAGCATCTGTGCGAGCAGTTTTTGCGCCACATTCGGGTTGCGAAAGTAAGCATCAAACAGCTCGCGGAACACCATGCGGTCTTGCTCACGGCTGACCAGCACGGCCTCCAGTGCGGCGCAAAAATCACCGCGCTGCAGGCCCACCAGCATCACAGCCTGCTGGGCCAGCGCCATGCGCGCGGCATCTACCCGCACACCGGCGCGGCGCAGCGTGCGGCCAAAGCCGCTCAGGTTGTCGGCCAGCTTGCCGGTGCGGGCATCGCCCAATTGGGAGATCGAAGAGATCGTCTTGCCCTCTGCCACGGCTGCGCCCTCAGGCATCGACATCAGCAGGCTGCAGCAGTTGTTCTGCCATATCGCGCGTGAGCGCCGCCACATCCTCGCGCTGCTTGAACAAGATGCCTGCGGTGTCGGACACGACTTCGGGGTCCACCACGATGGTGTCCAGCGCCACCAGCGCCTTGGCCCATTCCACGCTCTCGGCGATGCCCGGCGCGCGCTGGAAGGCGTTGGCAAACGGCTGGCTGCGCAGGCGGCCCACAAAGTCTGCTACCTGGGTGGCCAGCGCCGCACTCGCGCCCGGCACCTGGGCGCGCACGATGGCCAGTTCACGCTCGCGCTCAGGGTAGTCAAGCCAGTGGTAGAGGCAACGGCGCTTGACCGCGTCGTGCAGGTCGCGGGTGCGGTTGCTCGTGAGGATGGTGACCGGCGTGGCCGTGGCGCACACGGTGCCAATCTCGGGAATGCTCACCTGGTATTCGCCCAGGTATTCGAGCAAAAACGCTTCAAAGGGCTCGTCGGCCCGGTCCACTTCGTCAATCAACAACACCGCACCAGGCGCGGGGGCTTGCAGCGCCTGCAACAAGGGGCGACGGATGAGGAAACGGTCTTGGTACACCTCGCGCTCCACCTGCGCCATGTCGGCACTGCCTTGGCCCTCTGCCGCACGCATGTGCAGCAACTGGGCGGCGTAGTTCCATTCGTACAGTGCCTCGCGCTGCTCCAGGCCGTCGTAGCACTGCAGGCGGATCAGGCTGCGCGAGAGCACCTCGCCCAAGGCTTTGGCCAGCGCCGTCTTGCCCACGCCGGGCTCGCCCTCCAGCAGCAGCGGCCGCTGCAGCTTGAGCGCCAGGAACACCGCCGTGGCAAGGCGCCGGTCGGCAAAGTAGCCCACGTTTTGCAAGGCCAACACCAGGGCGTCGATGGAAACAGGAACCGGTGCGGCGATGGACGAATTCATTGCTACTCTATTTATAGCTACCAGTGCATATGAATCATGCGCCAGCGGCTGATTTCACTCAAAACCCCGCCACCTGGTGCCGTGCCGCGATGGTGGGTGTGCCCAAGTTCAGCCCAGCATCTGCGCTACAGCGCGTTGCGTCTGCACGCTGATGAGGTTGGCACGGTAGGCCGCGCTGGCGTGGATGTCGGAGTTCAGGTCACTCGCGTCAACCTTCACACTGGCGGCCGACTGCGGTGTGAAGCTCTGGTTCAGCGCCGCCTCCAGCCCCGCATGCCGAAACACGCTGGTGGCCGCGCCGGTGACGGCCACGCGCACGCCGCCATCGGTCTGCGCCACAAACACCCCCACCAGCGAGAAGCGCGATGCCGCCTGCTTGAACTTGAGGTACACCGCACGCTTGGGGATGGGGAAGCGGATCGCGGTGATGATCTCACCCTCCTCCAGCGCCGTGGTGTACATGCCGACAAAGAAGTCGTCGGCCTTAATCTCGCGCTGGTTGGTGATGACCGTGGCAGCGAGGCCCAGCACCGCACTGGGGTAGCAGGCGGCCGGGTCGTTGTTGGCCACCGAGCCACCCAGCGTGCCACGCGCGCGCACCTGGCGGTCGCCGATGTGGGCCGCCAGGTCGGCCAGCCCAGGGATCGCGGATTTCACATCGGCGCTGGCAGCGACATCGGCATGGCGCGTCATGGCCCCGATGACCAGCGCGTTGCCTTCACGGCGAATACCCGCCAGTTCGGCGATACCGTTCAGGTCGATGATCTTTTCGGGATTGGCCAGGCGCAGGCGCATGGAGGGCAGCAGGCTTTGCCCGCCAGCCAGCAGCTTGCCGCCCTGGGCGATCAACTGCGCGGCAGAGGCGGTAGAGGAAGGGGCCTCAAAGGTGAATGCATACATGGTGCGGATCTCCTCAAGCTTTGGCGTTTTGAATGGCTTCCCACACGCGGTGCGGCGATGCAGGCATGTCAAAGTCCTTCACGCCCAGCGGACGCAGCGCGTCCAGCACGGCGTTGATGACGGCAGGTGGCGAACCAATGGCCCCGGCTTCGCCACAGCCCTTGGTGCCCAGCGGGTTGTGGGTACAGGGCGTGCACACATGGCCCAGCTTGAACTCGGGGAAGTCATCGGCGCGCGGCATGGCGTAGTCCATGAAACTACCCGTGAGCAGCTGACCGGTCTCGCGGTCGTACACGCAGTTCTCCATCAGCGCCTGGCCAATGCCCTGCACCAGACCGCCATGCACCTGCCCTTCCACGATCATGGGGTTGATGATGGTGCCGAAGTCGTCCACCGCCGTGAACTTGTCCACCCGCGTGCTGCCCGTGGCGGGGTCGATTTCGACCTCGCAGATGTAGGTGCCGGCAGGGAAAGTGAAGTTGGTCGGGTCGTAAAACGCGGTTTCGTTCAGGCCCGGCTCCAGCACATCCAACGGGTAGTTGTGGGGCACATAGGCGGCCAAAGACACCTGGCCGAACGGGATCTTCTTGTCCGTGCCCTTCACGCTGAATTCGCCGTTGGCAAAGTCGATGTCGGCATCGCTCGCCTCCATCAGATGCGCAGCGATTTTCTTGGCCTTGGCCTCGATCTTGTCCAGCG includes:
- a CDS encoding response regulator — encoded protein: MNLPRVLLVEDDASIARFVQMALEELPIELVTCSNVPDAMQALRDSCTQLIITDLMLPGESGIDLVQRLLHEPGLGRSIPVAVFSAGLTPAVRDQLNAMKVWRMLSKPASVAELEDCVRDALALKPDEVEGRPPGDTLAAETDASTAEAQAIATHFAGDEFLFKAYRASCLQQFPVDVRQGDVACTAQDWAALRRLAHSLVTVLLTLGYPTESVRARQLENAAANLTASQCAEHWGMLRAFLTRL
- a CDS encoding CoxG family protein codes for the protein MEMQASRTLAVSQQQAWEALNDPEVLKLCIPGCDKVDPTADNQYAVAMALKIGPVSAKFAGKITLSDIVAPESYNIAFDGSGGVAGFGKGNAQVKLVPLPADAAGQASCELHYTVHASVGGKIAQLGQRLIDGAAKTMAEDFFKRFDNEMQRRHPRPELPAADTTGADAVTLPGGVDGTATAPQGAGIPAWAWGVGVVALVFLAWWFNRG
- a CDS encoding VWA domain-containing protein — encoded protein: MSMPEGAAVAEGKTISSISQLGDARTGKLADNLSGFGRTLRRAGVRVDAARMALAQQAVMLVGLQRGDFCAALEAVLVSREQDRMVFRELFDAYFRNPNVAQKLLAQMLPSAESKAEPAKRRPRVSEALAPVRAARNAPPAREEDKIEFDAAMTASDLQRLRQADFNQLSASEYILVERLAREVPLPLPRYAARRTRPGVRGNRPHWPGAMHHAARNGGEVLHIPLLQRRRQPLPLLVLVDVSGSMERYARLLLAFLHAATAPRHTGTAVRRDVFAFGTGLTDLTPAFRLADTDAMLEAASHAIADFAGGTRMGDSLAQLRLAHARRLVGRRTLVLLISDGLDTGAPEVLAQELGWLRRHGGRLLWLNPLLRFEGYLPTARGATQLHRQAHGMLAVHNLGHLQDLAAGLASVLRQ
- a CDS encoding MoxR family ATPase; this translates as MNSSIAAPVPVSIDALVLALQNVGYFADRRLATAVFLALKLQRPLLLEGEPGVGKTALAKALGEVLSRSLIRLQCYDGLEQREALYEWNYAAQLLHMRAAEGQGSADMAQVEREVYQDRFLIRRPLLQALQAPAPGAVLLIDEVDRADEPFEAFLLEYLGEYQVSIPEIGTVCATATPVTILTSNRTRDLHDAVKRRCLYHWLDYPERERELAIVRAQVPGASAALATQVADFVGRLRSQPFANAFQRAPGIAESVEWAKALVALDTIVVDPEVVSDTAGILFKQREDVAALTRDMAEQLLQPADVDA
- a CDS encoding xanthine dehydrogenase family protein subunit M, with protein sequence MYAFTFEAPSSTASAAQLIAQGGKLLAGGQSLLPSMRLRLANPEKIIDLNGIAELAGIRREGNALVIGAMTRHADVAASADVKSAIPGLADLAAHIGDRQVRARGTLGGSVANNDPAACYPSAVLGLAATVITNQREIKADDFFVGMYTTALEEGEIITAIRFPIPKRAVYLKFKQAASRFSLVGVFVAQTDGGVRVAVTGAATSVFRHAGLEAALNQSFTPQSAASVKVDASDLNSDIHASAAYRANLISVQTQRAVAQMLG
- a CDS encoding XdhC family protein, coding for MENLDVVVLRTLHGWRAAGRRALLATVVRTWGSSPRPVGSIMALCEDGSVVGSVSGGCIEDDLIDRHTRAYAQTGVATGVGEHRIPSGPPAFVKYGISADEAHRFGLPCGGTLELLLEYDSDPVLLAELIAQLGAGRLMQRTVRLADGFVALTPATAPEDLAVDALQLTNTFGPEYRMLLIGAGQLTEYLATMALFNGFAVTVCDPREEYRGSWSVPGATVVSDMPDDVVLAFKPDRRTCVVALTHDPKLDDLALLEALGTEAFYVGGIGSRRNNEARRARMIEHFDQTPQTLARLRGPIGIYIGSKTPPEIAVSVMAEILAVKNGVTLPRDVEVAQAKNDRELVHNEPGALVCGVR
- a CDS encoding glutathione S-transferase family protein: MITLHHLETSRSQRILWLLEELGIPYELKIYRRDKATKLAPPELKKIHPLGKSPVITDGDEVIAESGAIIEYLVETYGSQAPGDLAHLQPTLRTPEHRQCRFWMHYAEGSLMNWLVMKLVFMTIPTQPMPFFVKPIARALCGTVQKKLVDPNVDSALAFIETHLATHRWFAGEHLTMADFQMSFAVEALLSRANDASGSPHLQAYKQRMEARPAYQRGVAKGGPVVIR